One part of the Halopenitus persicus genome encodes these proteins:
- a CDS encoding halocyanin domain-containing protein — MERYRRRTSRRAVLAAVGTAGLVLGAGCLSGDGDAAASGNDEWLEGANNYDGVVDRTGESTVTVAVGAAGGLAFDPVAVRIDAGTEVVWEWTGEGGQHDVTEESGRFESDLHRESGATFSHRFEEMGTYRYVCTPHQASGMRGAVDVVE, encoded by the coding sequence ATGGAGCGATACCGCAGGAGAACCTCCCGACGCGCCGTGCTCGCGGCGGTCGGTACCGCCGGACTCGTGCTCGGGGCAGGCTGTCTGAGCGGCGACGGGGACGCGGCCGCCTCCGGGAACGACGAGTGGCTGGAAGGCGCCAACAACTACGACGGCGTGGTCGACCGCACCGGCGAGTCGACCGTGACGGTCGCGGTGGGCGCCGCGGGCGGGCTCGCGTTCGACCCTGTGGCAGTCCGGATCGATGCCGGAACCGAGGTCGTCTGGGAGTGGACCGGCGAGGGCGGGCAACACGACGTCACCGAGGAGAGCGGCCGGTTCGAAAGCGATCTGCATCGGGAGTCGGGCGCGACGTTCAGCCACCGCTTCGAGGAGATGGGGACCTACCGATACGTCTGTACCCCGCATCAGGCGAGCGGGATGCGCGGCGCGGTGGACGTCGTCGAGTAG